The window ATACGACGCGCTCCATGTCCCGGGACTTGCCGTCCCGCACGACGATCTCGCGGTCGGAGTACGCGGCGACCCGTGCTTCGTGCGTGACGAGGACGACCGCCGCGTTGGACGACCGGGCGGCCTCCGTGAGCAGTTCCATCACGCGCTCGCCGTTGAGCGAGTCCAGTGCGCCGGTCGGTTCGTCGGCGAACAGGACGCGCGGGTCGGTGACCAGGGCCCGGGCCACCGCGACGCGCTGGCCCTGGCCGCCGGAGACCTCACCGGGACGCTTCTTGCGCAGGTCGTCGACCTCCAGCCGGCGCATCCACTCCAGTGCCGTCCGCTCGGCCTCCTTGCGGGAGGTGCCGTTCAGCCGGAGCGGCAGGGCCACGTTCTCCACGCAGGTCAGCTCGGGCACCAGCTGGCCGAACTGGAAGACGAAGCCGAACTCCGAGCGCCTGAGCGCACTGCGCTGGGCGTCGTTCATGGTCGACAGCTCACGGCCGTCGTAGGTGATCGAACCCGAGTCGGGGGTGACGATCCCGGCGAGGCAGTGCAGCAGCGTGGACTTGCCCGAGCCGGAGGGACCCATC of the Streptomyces sp. NBC_01788 genome contains:
- a CDS encoding ABC transporter ATP-binding protein gives rise to the protein MTPPPGSLLTAENLHKAYGPTTALDGAGFSIHAGEVVAVMGPSGSGKSTLLHCLAGIVTPDSGSITYDGRELSTMNDAQRSALRRSEFGFVFQFGQLVPELTCVENVALPLRLNGTSRKEAERTALEWMRRLEVDDLRKKRPGEVSGGQGQRVAVARALVTDPRVLFADEPTGALDSLNGERVMELLTEAARSSNAAVVLVTHEARVAAYSDREIVVRDGKSRDMERVV